AGATGCAGAAAATAGTCAGTCATTTTTTTCTAGCCAAGCAACTTATTTATTAGATGCTGGCATTACCGATCTGGTATTGCAGCAATCTGACCCGAATGATCCTCAGCAAATGATCGCAATATCCAACGGGATTCAGAAACTAATCTCAGAGGCAGAAATGGGCGAACTATTCAAAGTATTGGCTTTTGGGAAAAACTTGGGCAGTCTTGATTTAGACCTCCATGCACTCCCTGGCTTTAGAGGTCGTAATCGCGTTTATTGAGATAAGGTCTCTTGAATCAGTAAGAGGCGCGCCTTCTCAAGCTCCGCATGAATTGCTTTACCTAAGTCATTCGCATTAGAACGTTGGCTCACAGACGCAGCAATTTGTCCGGCATCAATACCCATCAATTGATTGACAAGCGTTACCCAAATAGCAGTATCAATTCCTAGCGCCTCATAAAGAGCCAGTAATTCGCTAATGCGGTTTGGCTTACGCCACAAATCCGCTCGATTAAAAAATGCCAGCATATCCTTGGCGATTAATTTGGCATGCACGACCTCAAAATCAGCAACAATCTGGCAATAATCGGTAATCTCATTAGGCCACTTTGAGCCCTTGGCCCATTCCTGGATCTCTGTTGATGAAATGAATCTTAATAAACATGCCATACGTTGATTTAGTCGTGGGCTTACTCGGTCGATTAATTGCATTGCTTGCCGAATACGCTCTTGAGCTGCCTCTTGATGCCACTGTTTCTCAAAGCTGGCTGGCAAAACATCGGATAGGGCATTGCAGTGATTGAGTGTTTCGATAAAGCGGAGCGGCTCTGTTTCTTCCATGGCGCGCGATAACTCTTGCCAGATACGCTCCCTGGATAAGGTTTCTAGCTCTAGCGCCTCAACCATTCGCCTCATGTGAAGAAGTGTCTCGGGGGCGATATGAAAATCTGCAAAACGTGCTGCAAAGCGAGCGACGCGCAATACCCTTAAAGGGTCCTCCAAAAAGGCCTTCGAGACGTGTCGCAATACGCCGGCCTTTAGATCAGCCTGACCACCGTAGGGATCGACGATCTCACCAACTGGCTCACCAATCTCATTTACTTCTTGGGCCATGGCATTCATTGTCAAATCACGGCGCTGCAGATCCTCTTCTAAGGTCACAGCAGGATCTGCATGGAATATAAAGCCTTGGTGACCTGGCGCTGTTTTGCGCTCCGTCCTAGCTAGGGCATATTCATGATTCGTGACGGGATGCAAAAACACTGGGAAATGACTTCCTACTGGCCGAAATCCCTTTTCTATCATTTGATCGGCTGTACTGCCAACCACCACATAATCAATATCATGAACCGCTTTTCCAAGCAAACGGTCCCGCACCGCACCGCCAACTTGATAAACCTTCAAGTCAGCAAACTCTCAATGCGCTGTTTGGTGATCTTAAAATCTTCGACCAAAGCATCTTTTCCACCCACAGCCAATACATTAGGGATACTCATGGAGGCAATATTGTCACGTGACATTAGTGTTGGGCCTGGACTAAGCTCAAATGCCAGCGCTTGCAAGTATCCAACCCAATTCGGCAATGAAATAACTAGACGGTCTTTACCTGCTTTACGAGCCGCAAATTCAACCAACTGTTTCATCGTAAAGACCTGAGGACCAACCAAATCATAGGACTGATGAATGGTATGCGGATGCGTTAGTGCCATTACAAATGCACTGGCAACATCGTTGACGCTCACCGGCTGGAATTGAGCACTTGAATATGCCAATGGAATGATTGGGAATATTCTCGCTAAGCTAGCAAAGGTATTAATGAATTGATCTTGCTCTCCAAAAATGACCGATGGCCTAAAAATGGTCCAATCTAAATCGCTAGCTCGAACACGATTTTCACCGTCACCTTTACTACGTTGGTACATTGAGGGGCCATTTGAATCCGCGCCCAGCGCGCTCATATGCAAATAGCGCTTGAGTTGCTTGCCTTTCATGGCCGCAATGATTGCTTGGGGCAAGTCCACATGGGCTCTCTTAAAACCCGGACCATATGGTTTTGCTTCGTGATCTTGCAAAATACCGACTAAATTAATGACTGCCCCTTGTGGTTTCACATCTTCACACAGGCGCTCAATCACTTCTGGCTGATTTACATCCGCCTCAACCAATGTCACACTAGGCAATAATCGAAGGTCTCGCATTGCGCTATATCGACGCGATGGGATCAAGACGGAGTAGCCTTTACTTTGAAGTTTCTGGCTAATGGCTTTACCAACAAAGCCGCTGCCACCAATTAATAAAATGTCATGTTTCATGGTAACTCACTCAATACAGCAGTTTTAGGTGCAATCACTCCAAGCCTCTGTTTCATGGGGGTCGTTTGACCATCCATCAAAATCGAATAGTAGCTCGCATTTGCAAGCACATTCTTAACGTACGTCCGAGTCTCATTAAAGGGGATGGATTCCACAAAAATTGCCCCCTCAGTGGTTTGATTTAACTTTTCTCGCCATGATTTGGGACGAGAAGGTCCAGCGTTGTATGCGGCGGATGCCAGGACCCAAGAATCATCGAGATCTTTTAGAACCATATTTAAATAATGACTGCCCAAGGTTAAATTAACTTGCGTTTCTTTAAGACGCTCATTGGTATACGAGCTCATACCAATTTTCTTAGCAACATACTTAGCGGTATTGGGCATCACCTGCATCAACCCCGAAGCACCCACTGACGATGATGCATTGGTAATAAACCGAGACTCTTGACGAATCAGGCCATAAGCCCAGGCTAAATTCAAATCAATGGTTTTAGCAATCGGACTAAGTTGATCCTTAAAAGGGGTTGGATAACGAAGAGCAAAATCATGCTCCCCTTTTGTGCGATCAGCCGTATTAACCGTTCGATCGTATAAATGGATTCGTTTAGCATATTCAGCGGCGGCTAATAATTGGCGATCGCTCATACCGCGCAACTCCCAGTTCCATTCACGATTGCCTTCAAAGCGGAGATTCATGGCATAAAAACGTTCAGCCCGATTAAATCCTGGGCGTTTACCCATCTCCTTAATTTCAGCATCACTAACTCTCACTTTTGGTGGGATAACGATTGGTTTAGCTAATTCCTCCCGTGCCAACTGACCATAAAAATTAAACTGGTCTTCCAGTAAATGAAACTGGGCATTGGCTTTTTCAGAATCTCCCAATTCTTTGAATGATCTTCCGTACCAATAGGTCCATGCAGGATCGCGTTGACGAACCACCGGATTCATCGATTCAATCGAGTCACGCACTAACTGCCAATCATGAGCACGTAAAGCGGTGCGTACTTTCCATTCCTGTGTTTCTGCGGATAGCAAGGGATTAAAACCAAGTTGCTGTTGACGTCGATACGCATCGTATGCATTTCGATCTAAGCGTTTTGCTAAAAATTGACCAATCACACCCCATGCCATCGCTTGATCTTCTTTGTTATAGCGTAGGTTGGTTTGTGAAAAGTCGCGGTATGTTTTACTGGGATCTGCCCTTGCGCTACGCACAATACTAGCGATCGGATCATCACCGCCAATGCGACGCCCTGCTGTTTCAAAATTCATTTCGGCAGCCGCTCGTCCAAGCGCTCTAGCCTGAGCACTCGTTAGGCCATTTGCTTGCACTAATGCGGGTACGAGCTCCTGACAGGCTGATCCAAAATGACGTGGATCAATCATCACTTTTAATGCATCCTGTCCAACAAGCTTTGCATCCTCCTGCTTCATAAGTCGCGATTGAAGTGCATAACACTTCACATTGGTGTCATCATCCAAGACAAATTTTGGATATTCCCGATCAAATTGAGACCAATCTTTTCGTTTACCAAGAACCAACAACCAATCGTTGCGCATCCGATCACCAATTGCGGTTCCCTCATAGGTTTTTAAGAATGCACCAACTTCCTCATCGACCGAGGAATCAGCGCGCGCCTCATTCCCCTTATCGAACATTTGGGGCTTAATCCGAAAATACCGCACATAATCCGTATCTGGATAGCTGTTTAATTGTGCGGAGAGCTGTTGGGTTTTTGGTACATCATTACGCCGCGCAGCATCCCGCAGCTCAATAAATAATTTATCAGCCTCTGTGAGCTCATAGGCAGCGGGCTGGCTCGCAGATGATTTGCTCACGTTTGGTTTTTTTGCAAAACCACTGTTCCAAGCGCCCAAGCAAAGCACCAGAATCGCCGATAAAAGAAAGGGTGCGTTCGGGCGTTTTGGCTTAAAAGTAAAGTTTTGGATCATCGTGCTATTTTCACCCGATAATAAGTACCATGCATACCCCTATTCAGCAAATTCGACAGGATCTCTTAAACCAGCGCTCGTCATTTGCCCAGTCATCCGAATTTGATTCCACATATGCTCTTTTTTTATCCCAATTTCGTCAATTTCTTCTCCAAGAAGGAGAGGGATACCGGTCACTTGCATTTTGCTGGCCTTACCGCGACGAGCTTGATCTGCGGGAACCTCTGTGCGCATGGCGAGAATCTAGATCGAATCGATACCTCTTGTTGCCTAAAGTTGAGGCCAATCGGCAATTGATTTTTTACACCTGGTCAGACCCAGACTCCTTAATTTTAAATACCTACGGAATTGCCGAACCCAACCCAAAAGCTAAAGGGGTGGAGCCTATGAACCCCGACTGTATCCTAATCCCTTGCCTTGGCTGGCTGAACTATCAAAACCAGTTTTGGCGACTCGGATATGGCGGGGGATATTTTGATCGAACTATAGCTTCCTTAAAGCTTACAGGGCATCGATTTATAACGGCTGGTATCGCTTTTGACTGGCAAGCGCTGGATCACCATCGCTGGACCCCTCAGGTCCATGACCAAGCCCTTGATCTTATGATTACCAACTCCGGGATCCACCAAAATACGTCTAGGGCTTAGCGGCGTTGTCCAATTGTAAATTTTGTACGATACGAATTACGGGATCTGCTTGATTAAGTGAGTAAAAATGCAGACCAGGTACTCCAGCAACGATGAGTTGTTCGCATAGTGCACTGACTACGTCCTCACCAAATGCCTTAATTGAAGCGCTGTCATCGCCATAAGCCAAAAGACGCAAACGAATCCAACGCGGAATTTCTGCGCCGCATGCATCTGAAAACCGGAGTAATTGGGTACTGCTTGTAATTGGCATAATGCCGGCAACCACAGGCACATCAACACCCAATTGATAAGCGTCGTCCACAAACCGAAAATAGGCATCGCTATTAAAAAAGTATTGGGTAATTGCTGAGTTGGCACCGGCCTTAATTTTTTGAGCAAAGTATGCAATATCTTTGCTTGGGGATTGTGCTTGAGGATGCGTCTCTGGATAAGCTGCTACCTCGATATGAAACCAATCACCGGTCTGTTGGCGAATGAATTCAACGAGTTGGTTGGCATGCTGTAACTCACCGTACTGACCCATGCCAGATGGCAAATCACCGCGTAACGCCACAATCCGTTTGATGCCCAATGCCTTGTATTGCGAGAGAAGCTGCGTAATCAATTCTTTGGAACTGCCGACACACGATAAATGGGGCGCAACGAGCTCTCCGGCCCGATGAATAGCCTCAACCGTCTGCAAGGTTCCTGATTGAGTCGATCCGCCCGCACCAAAGGTTACTGAGTAAAAGGCGGGCTTTAATGCCGCTGAAATTCGCTCCCGCGTTTGTAGCAAACGCGCTTCCCCCTCCGGGGTTTTGGGAGGGAAGAACTCGACGCTTAACTCCATAGCAGACCCTTTAAGCTTTTAATAACGATAGGTTTCAGGCTTAAAGGGGCCTTCCTTCTGAACCCCAATATAGGCGGCCTGCTGATCTGATAGCTCAGTGAGCTGCGCATTCAATTTCTTAAGCTGCAAACGGGCAACTTTTTCGTCTAAGTGCTTAGGCAAGGTATAGACCCCTACAGGGTATTTATTGGTTCCTGCCGCTCCCCAGAGTTCGATCTGCGCAATCACTTGATTCGCAAACGAAGAGCTCATGACATACGAGGGATGCCCTGTGCCGCAACCTAAATTGACTAATCGGCCCTTGGCCAAAATAATAAGGCGCTTTTCAGGAAGCCCATTTGCCGCTGGGAAAATGACATGATCAACTTGAGGCTTAATTTCTTCCCATTGGTATTTTTCAATACTGGCAATATCAATTTCATTATCAAAATGGCCAATATTGCAAACAATCGCCTGGTCTTTCATTTTCTTCATGTGATCATGCGTTATGACGTGATAGTTACCTGTCGCTGTAACAAAGATATCGGCTTTATCAGCGGCGTACTCCATTGTCACCACACGATACCCTTCCATCGCGGCCTGTAATGCACAGATCGGGTCAACTTCGGTCACCCATACTTGAGCGGAGAGTGCACGTAATGCTTGGGCTGAACCTTTACCTACATCACCATAACCAGCCACAACGGCTACCTTACCGGCAATCATGACATCGGTCGCACGCTTAATCGCATCCACTAAAGATTCGCGGCAGCCATATAAGTTATCAAATTTACTCTTGGTTACGGAGTCGTTGACGTTAATGGCCGGGAAATGCAGCTCGCCCTTTGCATGCATTTGATAGAGACGATGCACACCCGTCGTTGTCTCTTCAGTAACGCCGTTAACTTTGGCTAATCGCGTTGAATACCATGTTGGATCAATCGCCAATTTACTCTTAATTGCCGCAAAAAGAATCCGTTCCTCTTCGCTGGTTGGATGATTGAGAACGGCTAGATCTTTTTCAGCCTTAGTACCTAAATGCAGCAATAAGGTTGCGTCGCCACCATCATCCAAGATCATATTGCTATAACCACCGTCTGCCCATTCAAAGATCTTGTGGGTGAAATCCCAATACTGCTCAAGAGTCTCGCCTTTGATCGCAAATACGGGGGTGCCATTCGCAGCGATTGCGGCGGCGGCATGATCTTGTGTTGAATATATATTGCACGACGCCCAACGGACTTCGGCACCTAAGGCTTCAAGGGTCTCAATGAGAACGGCGGTCTGAATTGTCATGTGTAACGATCCGGTAATGCGTGCGCCCCGTAAGGGTTGCTTGGCGGCAAACTCTTCGCGGATAGCCATCAAACCGGGCATCTCGGTTTCAGCAATTTTGATTTCTTTACGACCAAAATCGGCCAAACCAATATCGGCAATTGCAAAATCGCCATTTAGCTTCAAATCAGCAACAGTATTCATGAATAGCTCCAGCTAAAGAATGCTAGTGGAGCCAGTATTGACTCGCTAACCGCTAGCATTCGGGTTAGCGAGCGCAGTTGCAATGAAGTTACTAAGTAACTCCCCTCCAAGCCTGGGGGGCGAAAATACGCCCCTTGCAACGCTCCTTGAAGGAATTGCCTAAATTGTAATCAATTTCGGGCTAGAGGCCTGCCGCACCCTTCAAAGCAGCCGCTTTATCCTTGCGTTCCCAAGTGAACTCAGGCTCCTCACGGCCAAAATGGCCATATGCAGCGGTCTTTTTGTAAATGGGTCGCAAAAGATCAAGCATTTTCACAATACCTTTCGGGCGAAGATCAAAATGCTCCGATACGAGTTTTGCAATCTGCTCGTCGGCAATCTTGCCCGTACCAAAGGTGCTAACCATGACCGATGTGGGACGGGCGACACCAATCGCATACGAAATTTGGATGAGGCATTTGCTTGCCAAACCAGCAGCAACCACGTTCTTCGCTACATAGCGGCCAGCATAGGCAGCGGATCGATCAACCTTCGATGGATCTTTTCCAGAAAATGCACCGCCGCCATGAGGAGCGGCACCGCCATAGGTATCCACAATAATTTTGCGACCTGTAAGACCACAATCGCCTTGCGGACCTCCAATTACAAAGCGACCGGTTGGATTCACTAAATATTTAATATCCCCTTTAATTAAATGCTTTGGTAAAACTGGTTTGATAATTTCTTCAATCACTGCTTCACGCAATTTCTCCAAAGGAATATCAGCAGCATGCTGAGTCGATAGCACCACGGTATCGATCGAGTCTGGTTTTCCATCTACATAACGTAAGGTCACTTGGGATTTTGCATCGGGGCGCAACCAATTTAGGCGTCCATCACGACGCAATTGAGATTGACGCTCCACCAGGCGGTGCGACAAATAAATTGGTAAAGGCATTAGCTCAGGAGTCTCATCACAGGCATAACCAAACATTAATCCCTGATCACCAGCGCCTTGATCCAAACCATCATCGTGTGCCTTATCAACGCCCTGAGCAATGTCTGGACTCTGTTTGTCATAGGCTACCAAAACTGCGCACCCTTTGTAATCGATGCCATATTCTGTGTTGTCATACCCGATCTCGCGCAAAGTATTGCGTGCGACTTGAATGTAATCAACATTGGCGTTAGTTGTGATTTCGCCGGCAAGAACCACTAAGCCAGTGTTGCAAAGGGTCTCGGCAGCAACACGTGCCTTCGGGTCCTGCGCCAAAATGGCATCTAGGATTGAATCCGAGATTTGGTCTGCAACTTTATCGGGATGTCCTTCAGAAACAGATTCTGAGGTAAAGAAATAATCGTTAGCCATTCTATTCTCCATTTGTTTAAGCACTGACAACGCCACGTGCCGGGGAATACAACGGCGACGCTTTAGCAGATTTTTTTAATTCGCCCCGCAAGTTGTCTTTAACTCGGCGAATAATAGGATTCTATCTTATTTAACGACTGGTCGCTAAACCCCATTTTGAATTGAATATCATTAGCACATGTCACATTGGGCGTTGCATTTCATTCTAAAAAGTGTCGCCAGTCTCCCTTTGGGTTTGGCCCAAATTCTGGGTGGCTTCGGCGGGATTGTGGCCTTCACTTTTTTTCCTCATTTTCGGAGCTTATTTCAAGAAAATTACCACCACGCTATGCAACTGCATGGCAAGAAAACCCATTCGTTGAAAGCAGCAGCAGCCTCGGGAATGCTATTTATCGACAGTCTTTGGATCTGGCATAACCCCCAAAAGGCCCTTGAACGGGCTGACGTTCAAGACTGGAGCCCAGTCGACCAAGCGGTTCAAGAGGGCAAGGGCTTAGTGATGCTCACACCCCACCTAGGGGGCTTTGAAATCATCCCTCGGATACTGGCTACTCATTTCCCGGCAACCATTTTGTATCGACCGGCTCGTCAAGAATGGTTAAATAACCTCATTGAGGAGCAGCGCGCCTATCCGAACATGCATTTTGTGCCTACAAACCTCCAGGGAGTTCGCAAAATGGTTAAAGCCCTTCAGGAGGGCGAGGCAATTGGCATTCTTCCAGATCAAGTTCCCAGTGGTGGCGATGGGGTGTGGGTGAAGTTTTTTAATCGATACGCCTACACCACACCCCTGCCGGCTCGCCTGGCCAATCGTAACCAAACCCCGGTCATTCTGTTCTCAGCAATTCGTAAATCACTCGGCCAGGGCTGGACGATTAAAGCCCATCGCTTGGCATCCTTTTCTGATGATGCGCATCATGCGGCAACGCAAATGAACCAAGCCATCGAGGCGGTCATTCTTGAGGCTCCAGAACAATTCATTTGGTCATACAACCGCTATAAACACCCGGAGGGTGCAGAACTTCCACCCCAAGAGTAAATGATTTGATGAGCTGGCTGCATACCTTCTTGAATTACATTGGCCTAAGTATTCTGAGGCTTTTTGCTTTCTTGCCCTACGCCTGGACGGTTCAAACCGGATATGCCCTCGGATATTTATTTGGACGACTTCCCCATCAACGCAAATATGTGGTGCTTCGAAATTTACAACTCTGTTTTCCAAATCTTACCTCCCATCAAATACAAAGATTGGCTAACGAACATTGGCGACTCTTAGGGCGCGCCGTAATCGAACGAAGCCGTGTTTGGCTTGGTAGTGCAAAACAAATTTTTTCCTTGGTTGATATTGAAAGTGAAATTCCTCTGGGCGATAACAAGCCCAGAATTTTGGTGATTCCCCACTTTGTCGGTTTTGAATGCGGATTTATGGCACTTTCTGCCCTTGGGGAAAAGAATGGCTGGCAGCGCGGCGCCGGACTTTATCAAAACATGAAAAATCCATTTTTCAATCAAAAAATCATCGAATGGCGCAACCGCTTTGGTGCTAAATCGATTAATCGTCAGAATCGGCTCTTTGATTTAATTCGGGAGATTCGGAAGGGTAATTTTGTCGTGATTGCACCTGATATCGATTTAGGACCGAAAGACTCGGCGTTTGTACCCTTTTTTGGAATTCAAACCAATACGATTACTGCCATTTCACGTCTAGCTAAAGCATGTGGTGCAGAAGTGTGTTTAATGATCACAACACTCAATCCGGATAAAAGTAAGTACATTTGCAAAATCCACAAAGCATTGCCTAATTTTCCAAGCGATGATCCAGTAGCTGATACCGCTCGACTAAATCAATGCTTTGAAGAAGAAATTCGTCAACGCCCTGCTGAGTATTATTGGGTTCATAAGCGCTTCAAATATCGACCTCCGGGCGAAGCAAGCTTGTATGATTAGGCTCACACAGACCAACTGCATGTTATGACCCGATTACGCTTTACCAAAATGCATGGCGCCGGCAATGATTTTATTGTCATTGATGGAACACGCCAAGATATTCGATCAATTACTCCAGCGATATGGCGCAAGCTAGCACATCGTCAACTTGGTGTCGGAGCCGATCAAATTTTGATCGTTGAACCAAGTAACCTGCCTAATG
This genomic window from Polynucleobacter sp. MWH-UH24A contains:
- a CDS encoding polynucleotide adenylyltransferase, which encodes MKVYQVGGAVRDRLLGKAVHDIDYVVVGSTADQMIEKGFRPVGSHFPVFLHPVTNHEYALARTERKTAPGHQGFIFHADPAVTLEEDLQRRDLTMNAMAQEVNEIGEPVGEIVDPYGGQADLKAGVLRHVSKAFLEDPLRVLRVARFAARFADFHIAPETLLHMRRMVEALELETLSRERIWQELSRAMEETEPLRFIETLNHCNALSDVLPASFEKQWHQEAAQERIRQAMQLIDRVSPRLNQRMACLLRFISSTEIQEWAKGSKWPNEITDYCQIVADFEVVHAKLIAKDMLAFFNRADLWRKPNRISELLALYEALGIDTAIWVTLVNQLMGIDAGQIAASVSQRSNANDLGKAIHAELEKARLLLIQETLSQ
- a CDS encoding lysophospholipid acyltransferase family protein, giving the protein MSHWALHFILKSVASLPLGLAQILGGFGGIVAFTFFPHFRSLFQENYHHAMQLHGKKTHSLKAAAASGMLFIDSLWIWHNPQKALERADVQDWSPVDQAVQEGKGLVMLTPHLGGFEIIPRILATHFPATILYRPARQEWLNNLIEEQRAYPNMHFVPTNLQGVRKMVKALQEGEAIGILPDQVPSGGDGVWVKFFNRYAYTTPLPARLANRNQTPVILFSAIRKSLGQGWTIKAHRLASFSDDAHHAATQMNQAIEAVILEAPEQFIWSYNRYKHPEGAELPPQE
- the ahcY gene encoding adenosylhomocysteinase — protein: MNTVADLKLNGDFAIADIGLADFGRKEIKIAETEMPGLMAIREEFAAKQPLRGARITGSLHMTIQTAVLIETLEALGAEVRWASCNIYSTQDHAAAAIAANGTPVFAIKGETLEQYWDFTHKIFEWADGGYSNMILDDGGDATLLLHLGTKAEKDLAVLNHPTSEEERILFAAIKSKLAIDPTWYSTRLAKVNGVTEETTTGVHRLYQMHAKGELHFPAINVNDSVTKSKFDNLYGCRESLVDAIKRATDVMIAGKVAVVAGYGDVGKGSAQALRALSAQVWVTEVDPICALQAAMEGYRVVTMEYAADKADIFVTATGNYHVITHDHMKKMKDQAIVCNIGHFDNEIDIASIEKYQWEEIKPQVDHVIFPAANGLPEKRLIILAKGRLVNLGCGTGHPSYVMSSSFANQVIAQIELWGAAGTNKYPVGVYTLPKHLDEKVARLQLKKLNAQLTELSDQQAAYIGVQKEGPFKPETYRY
- a CDS encoding 5-formyltetrahydrofolate cyclo-ligase, whose amino-acid sequence is MHTPIQQIRQDLLNQRSSFAQSSEFDSTYALFLSQFRQFLLQEGEGYRSLAFCWPYRDELDLREPLCAWRESRSNRYLLLPKVEANRQLIFYTWSDPDSLILNTYGIAEPNPKAKGVEPMNPDCILIPCLGWLNYQNQFWRLGYGGGYFDRTIASLKLTGHRFITAGIAFDWQALDHHRWTPQVHDQALDLMITNSGIHQNTSRA
- a CDS encoding lytic transglycosylase domain-containing protein, translated to MIQNFTFKPKRPNAPFLLSAILVLCLGAWNSGFAKKPNVSKSSASQPAAYELTEADKLFIELRDAARRNDVPKTQQLSAQLNSYPDTDYVRYFRIKPQMFDKGNEARADSSVDEEVGAFLKTYEGTAIGDRMRNDWLLVLGKRKDWSQFDREYPKFVLDDDTNVKCYALQSRLMKQEDAKLVGQDALKVMIDPRHFGSACQELVPALVQANGLTSAQARALGRAAAEMNFETAGRRIGGDDPIASIVRSARADPSKTYRDFSQTNLRYNKEDQAMAWGVIGQFLAKRLDRNAYDAYRRQQQLGFNPLLSAETQEWKVRTALRAHDWQLVRDSIESMNPVVRQRDPAWTYWYGRSFKELGDSEKANAQFHLLEDQFNFYGQLAREELAKPIVIPPKVRVSDAEIKEMGKRPGFNRAERFYAMNLRFEGNREWNWELRGMSDRQLLAAAEYAKRIHLYDRTVNTADRTKGEHDFALRYPTPFKDQLSPIAKTIDLNLAWAYGLIRQESRFITNASSSVGASGLMQVMPNTAKYVAKKIGMSSYTNERLKETQVNLTLGSHYLNMVLKDLDDSWVLASAAYNAGPSRPKSWREKLNQTTEGAIFVESIPFNETRTYVKNVLANASYYSILMDGQTTPMKQRLGVIAPKTAVLSELP
- the metF gene encoding methylenetetrahydrofolate reductase [NAD(P)H] translates to MELSVEFFPPKTPEGEARLLQTRERISAALKPAFYSVTFGAGGSTQSGTLQTVEAIHRAGELVAPHLSCVGSSKELITQLLSQYKALGIKRIVALRGDLPSGMGQYGELQHANQLVEFIRQQTGDWFHIEVAAYPETHPQAQSPSKDIAYFAQKIKAGANSAITQYFFNSDAYFRFVDDAYQLGVDVPVVAGIMPITSSTQLLRFSDACGAEIPRWIRLRLLAYGDDSASIKAFGEDVVSALCEQLIVAGVPGLHFYSLNQADPVIRIVQNLQLDNAAKP
- a CDS encoding lipid A biosynthesis acyltransferase, with translation MSWLHTFLNYIGLSILRLFAFLPYAWTVQTGYALGYLFGRLPHQRKYVVLRNLQLCFPNLTSHQIQRLANEHWRLLGRAVIERSRVWLGSAKQIFSLVDIESEIPLGDNKPRILVIPHFVGFECGFMALSALGEKNGWQRGAGLYQNMKNPFFNQKIIEWRNRFGAKSINRQNRLFDLIREIRKGNFVVIAPDIDLGPKDSAFVPFFGIQTNTITAISRLAKACGAEVCLMITTLNPDKSKYICKIHKALPNFPSDDPVADTARLNQCFEEEIRQRPAEYYWVHKRFKYRPPGEASLYD
- a CDS encoding complex I NDUFA9 subunit family protein, with amino-acid sequence MKHDILLIGGSGFVGKAISQKLQSKGYSVLIPSRRYSAMRDLRLLPSVTLVEADVNQPEVIERLCEDVKPQGAVINLVGILQDHEAKPYGPGFKRAHVDLPQAIIAAMKGKQLKRYLHMSALGADSNGPSMYQRSKGDGENRVRASDLDWTIFRPSVIFGEQDQFINTFASLARIFPIIPLAYSSAQFQPVSVNDVASAFVMALTHPHTIHQSYDLVGPQVFTMKQLVEFAARKAGKDRLVISLPNWVGYLQALAFELSPGPTLMSRDNIASMSIPNVLAVGGKDALVEDFKITKQRIESLLT
- the metK gene encoding methionine adenosyltransferase; this encodes MANDYFFTSESVSEGHPDKVADQISDSILDAILAQDPKARVAAETLCNTGLVVLAGEITTNANVDYIQVARNTLREIGYDNTEYGIDYKGCAVLVAYDKQSPDIAQGVDKAHDDGLDQGAGDQGLMFGYACDETPELMPLPIYLSHRLVERQSQLRRDGRLNWLRPDAKSQVTLRYVDGKPDSIDTVVLSTQHAADIPLEKLREAVIEEIIKPVLPKHLIKGDIKYLVNPTGRFVIGGPQGDCGLTGRKIIVDTYGGAAPHGGGAFSGKDPSKVDRSAAYAGRYVAKNVVAAGLASKCLIQISYAIGVARPTSVMVSTFGTGKIADEQIAKLVSEHFDLRPKGIVKMLDLLRPIYKKTAAYGHFGREEPEFTWERKDKAAALKGAAGL